In one Bacillus thuringiensis genomic region, the following are encoded:
- a CDS encoding N-acetylmuramoyl-L-alanine amidase: MKYKAIAAGLLAANLLAHPISSLAETKKFPDVSDSAWSKDAIYYLVERNVINGMPDGNFMPYGNLTRAQAAKIIATAIGAKVDPNAKPSYNDAKNSWAASFIAAMEKENIIKGREPGVFDPEGKVTRAEMAAMLVRAYNLKSKVTGPVPTKFADLENHWGKEEVNILVELKLSLGTEDGWKPNDSITREQAAQLTAQTDKFSKNSDRPVETKKMYIDRKFITYHAPSLSSGISANQHNPQMVEIKEERDGWIKIATSKGDKWTPLVEKTEFINEGFTTYAEASSSSKVMGTHNAQQVTVIEENGSWIRIHMGAGFQWVNKNQLNPVKQGNFLEGKAIIIDPGHGGVDSGNPGYYEKESETVLDVSLRLQKIFEKKTPFTVLFTRTDDTRPGTSASDSLKKRVEFAQKNNGDIFVSIHGNGTESKNGQGTETFYYESATVRGTNPNVSESRLLAEKIQERLVDALGTKDRGVKKGDLYVIRENTMPAVLAELAFVDNKSDADKIATPAQRQSAAEAIYQGILDYYEEMGNNVSSFR, from the coding sequence ATTTACTAGCACATCCAATTAGTAGTTTAGCAGAAACGAAGAAATTTCCTGATGTTTCAGATAGTGCGTGGTCAAAAGACGCAATTTATTATTTAGTAGAGAGAAATGTAATTAACGGTATGCCAGATGGTAACTTTATGCCATACGGAAATTTAACACGCGCTCAGGCAGCAAAGATTATCGCAACAGCAATTGGTGCTAAAGTAGATCCAAATGCAAAGCCGTCTTATAATGATGCAAAAAATAGTTGGGCAGCTTCATTTATTGCAGCCATGGAAAAAGAGAATATTATTAAAGGGCGAGAACCAGGAGTATTTGATCCTGAAGGAAAAGTAACTCGTGCTGAAATGGCAGCTATGCTTGTAAGAGCATATAATCTGAAAAGCAAAGTAACAGGACCAGTTCCTACAAAATTTGCTGATTTAGAGAATCATTGGGGTAAAGAAGAAGTTAATATTTTAGTAGAATTAAAACTTTCGTTAGGTACAGAGGATGGCTGGAAACCGAATGATTCTATTACGCGTGAACAAGCAGCTCAACTTACTGCGCAAACAGATAAATTTAGCAAGAATAGTGATCGTCCAGTAGAAACAAAGAAAATGTACATAGATAGAAAATTCATTACATATCACGCACCATCATTAAGTTCTGGGATTAGTGCAAATCAGCATAATCCACAAATGGTTGAAATTAAAGAAGAACGAGATGGATGGATTAAAATTGCAACAAGTAAAGGTGATAAATGGACACCTTTAGTAGAGAAAACAGAATTTATTAATGAAGGATTCACTACTTATGCAGAAGCTTCTTCTTCTTCAAAAGTAATGGGAACACATAACGCACAGCAAGTAACTGTTATTGAAGAGAACGGCAGCTGGATTCGTATCCACATGGGCGCTGGTTTCCAATGGGTTAATAAAAATCAATTAAATCCAGTGAAGCAAGGTAACTTCTTAGAAGGAAAAGCGATTATCATTGATCCAGGTCATGGTGGAGTTGATTCAGGTAATCCAGGTTATTATGAGAAAGAAAGTGAAACTGTATTAGATGTATCATTGCGATTACAGAAAATATTTGAGAAAAAGACACCATTTACTGTGTTATTCACTCGTACAGATGATACACGTCCAGGAACAAGTGCTTCTGATTCTTTAAAGAAACGTGTAGAATTTGCTCAAAAAAATAATGGGGATATTTTTGTAAGTATCCATGGTAATGGTACGGAAAGTAAAAATGGACAAGGTACAGAAACGTTTTACTATGAATCAGCGACAGTAAGAGGAACAAATCCTAACGTATCAGAAAGTCGTTTACTAGCTGAAAAAATTCAAGAACGTCTTGTAGATGCACTGGGAACAAAAGATCGTGGTGTGAAAAAAGGCGATTTATACGTAATTAGAGAAAATACAATGCCAGCTGTATTAGCAGAATTAGCATTTGTAGATAATAAAAGTGATGCAGATAAAATAGCTACACCAGCGCAGAGACAAAGTGCAGCGGAAGCGATTTATCAAGGTATTTTAGATTACTATGAAGAAATGGGTAACAACGTGTCTTCTTTCCGTTAA
- a CDS encoding TRM11 family SAM-dependent methyltransferase has product MNNHSKTPACIYTYAFREEERALCYLEMRSFFGMESHVNILKSDVKIDPSRSAFIKERVEVMYEGDDLESILKQVEQIDLAGATFKVIFVKINDLVGENKIEYGERRLIERDLGMHIEGEADVRNPERVFGIVPLGGRWYFGHYVESEPVWYHHIKKPHSYSTSLSTRVARSVANIAVPNPEGVRAIDPCCGIGTVVVEALSMGINIVGRDINPLVVLGTRKNIAHFGFEGTVTKGPIEEITENYDVAIIDMPYDLFTHATPEDQLSILSSARRIAKKVVVVTMETMDDMIHEAGFEITDRCITRKGSFTRQILVCE; this is encoded by the coding sequence TTGAATAATCATAGTAAAACACCTGCCTGTATATATACGTATGCATTTCGTGAGGAGGAGCGTGCTTTATGTTACTTGGAAATGCGCTCGTTCTTTGGAATGGAGTCCCACGTTAATATTTTAAAAAGTGATGTCAAAATTGACCCGAGTAGAAGTGCGTTTATTAAAGAGCGCGTTGAGGTTATGTATGAAGGAGACGACTTAGAAAGTATCTTAAAACAAGTGGAACAAATTGATTTGGCGGGAGCGACATTTAAAGTTATCTTCGTTAAAATCAATGACCTCGTTGGAGAGAATAAAATTGAATATGGAGAAAGACGTCTTATTGAACGAGACCTCGGCATGCATATTGAAGGAGAAGCGGATGTTCGTAATCCAGAGCGTGTATTCGGGATTGTTCCTCTTGGAGGACGCTGGTACTTCGGGCATTATGTAGAAAGCGAACCAGTTTGGTATCATCACATAAAAAAACCGCATAGTTATTCGACATCTCTTAGCACACGTGTTGCGAGATCAGTTGCAAATATCGCTGTACCAAATCCAGAGGGAGTACGAGCAATTGACCCGTGCTGCGGTATTGGAACAGTAGTAGTAGAAGCACTTTCTATGGGGATTAACATCGTTGGTAGAGATATAAATCCACTTGTAGTTCTTGGAACGAGAAAAAACATCGCACATTTCGGATTTGAAGGAACAGTAACAAAAGGTCCAATCGAGGAAATTACTGAGAACTACGACGTTGCCATTATCGATATGCCGTACGACCTATTTACGCACGCCACACCAGAAGATCAACTATCAATTCTCTCAAGTGCACGCCGCATCGCGAAAAAAGTAGTCGTTGTCACGATGGAAACAATGGACGACATGATCCATGAAGCAGGATTCGAAATTACAGATCGCTGTATTACAAGAAAAGGATCATTTACTAGACAGATTCTTGTTTGTGAATAA
- a CDS encoding YflJ family protein: MEPLDTTSLIIFTGKLLPPPTYTVQKQKGSDPMYYGTKGWYVAELKKLGVRYHEGRKLESYRGHILRNLLLAQQEKLKEQ, from the coding sequence ATGGAGCCCCTTGATACAACCAGTCTTATTATTTTCACTGGAAAGTTACTTCCACCCCCAACATATACTGTTCAAAAGCAAAAAGGAAGTGATCCAATGTACTACGGAACAAAAGGCTGGTACGTAGCCGAACTAAAAAAATTAGGCGTGCGCTATCACGAAGGGCGAAAACTAGAAAGTTACCGCGGACACATCTTGCGCAATTTACTACTTGCACAACAAGAGAAATTAAAAGAACAGTAA